In one window of Kitasatospora sp. MMS16-BH015 DNA:
- a CDS encoding ABC transporter ATP-binding protein: MPGRLLSTYLRPYRGWVAVVVALQLVQSFAALTLPALNADIVDSGVAKGDGGYVLRVGAVMLAATLVQVLSAVSAFRLAARTAAALGRDLRAAVFHRVQELSLREVGRFGTSSLLTRTTNDVQQVQSLVLMTLAMMVTAPIVGLGGVLMAFRQDVPMSLLLLAGLATLVLAFVLILRAMAPLSASQQQLVDRVNRTLREQIAGVRVVRAFVQDRREGERFGAATTELREVGYRLGRVQAFMNPSVLLIIECSNIAVLWFGGHRVQAGSMQVGSMVALLNYLVQILQAVLLATTAFQIAPRARTCAERIQEVLAAEPSVRPPRHPVRAFESRGLLELREVVFRYPGAELPVLRGADLVARPGETTAVIGSTGSGKSTLLRLVPRLFDADSGSARVGGVDVRELDPALLTRAVRLVPQQPHLFSGTVGANLRHGAPEADEDRLWRALEIAQAREFVEALPGGLDHPITRGGRNLSGGQRQRLAIARALAARPDVYLFDDCFSALDQATDAAVREALAAETADATVVIVAQRVSTIRDADRILVLDEGQVVGAGTHAELLRDNPTYQEIVSSQLVEEEAA, encoded by the coding sequence GTGCCGGGTCGGCTCCTGAGCACCTACCTGCGCCCCTACCGCGGCTGGGTCGCGGTGGTCGTCGCGCTCCAACTCGTCCAGTCCTTCGCCGCGCTCACGCTGCCGGCGCTCAACGCCGACATCGTCGACAGCGGCGTGGCCAAGGGTGACGGTGGCTACGTCCTGCGCGTCGGCGCGGTGATGCTGGCCGCCACGCTCGTCCAGGTCCTGAGCGCGGTCTCGGCCTTCCGCCTCGCCGCGCGGACCGCCGCCGCGCTCGGGCGCGACCTGCGGGCCGCCGTCTTCCACCGGGTGCAGGAGCTGTCGCTCCGGGAGGTCGGGCGCTTCGGCACGTCCTCGCTGCTCACCCGGACCACCAACGACGTGCAGCAGGTCCAGTCGCTGGTGCTGATGACCCTCGCGATGATGGTGACGGCACCGATCGTGGGCCTCGGCGGTGTGCTGATGGCGTTCCGCCAGGACGTCCCGATGTCCCTGCTCCTCCTGGCCGGCCTGGCCACCCTCGTCCTCGCCTTCGTCCTGATCCTGCGCGCGATGGCGCCGCTCTCCGCCTCCCAGCAGCAGCTGGTCGACCGGGTCAACCGCACCCTGCGCGAGCAGATCGCCGGCGTCCGGGTGGTCCGGGCGTTCGTCCAGGACCGGCGGGAGGGCGAGCGGTTCGGCGCGGCCACCACGGAGCTGCGGGAGGTCGGGTACCGACTCGGCCGGGTCCAGGCGTTCATGAACCCGAGCGTGCTGCTGATCATCGAGTGCTCGAACATCGCGGTGCTCTGGTTCGGCGGCCACCGGGTGCAGGCCGGCTCGATGCAGGTCGGCTCGATGGTGGCACTGCTCAACTACCTGGTGCAGATCCTGCAGGCCGTGCTGCTGGCAACCACGGCCTTCCAGATCGCCCCCCGCGCGCGGACCTGCGCCGAGCGCATCCAGGAGGTGCTGGCCGCCGAGCCCAGCGTCCGGCCGCCCCGGCACCCGGTCCGCGCCTTCGAGTCGAGAGGGCTGCTGGAGCTCCGGGAGGTGGTCTTCCGCTACCCGGGGGCCGAGTTGCCCGTGCTGCGCGGCGCCGACCTGGTCGCCCGCCCGGGCGAGACCACCGCCGTCATCGGGTCCACCGGCAGCGGCAAGTCGACCCTGCTCCGGCTGGTGCCCCGACTGTTCGACGCCGACTCCGGCAGCGCCCGGGTCGGCGGGGTGGACGTGCGCGAGCTGGACCCGGCCCTGCTGACCCGGGCCGTGCGCCTCGTACCCCAGCAGCCCCACCTCTTCTCGGGGACGGTCGGCGCCAACCTCCGCCACGGCGCCCCGGAGGCCGACGAGGACCGGCTCTGGCGGGCGCTGGAGATCGCGCAGGCCCGCGAGTTCGTCGAGGCACTCCCCGGCGGCCTGGACCACCCGATCACCCGGGGCGGCCGGAACCTCTCCGGCGGCCAACGGCAACGGCTGGCCATCGCCCGCGCGCTGGCCGCCCGGCCGGACGTCTACCTGTTCGACGACTGCTTCTCGGCCCTGGACCAGGCCACCGACGCGGCGGTGCGGGAGGCCCTGGCCGCCGAGACCGCAGACGCGACGGTGGTCATCGTCGCCCAGCGGGTGTCCACCATCCGCGACGCGGACCGGATCCTCGTCCTCGACGAGGGGCAGGTGGTCGGCGCCGGCACCCACGCCGAACTGCTCCGCGACAACCCCACCTACCAGGAGATCGTCTCCTCCCAACTCGTAGAGGAGGAGGCCGCGTGA
- a CDS encoding AMP-binding protein has product MSEQNVEPVVHDLGGLLRWRAEHDPDGVTYAFLDGFADRKNWHERRLTNRELEFRARALAARIQRHAGPGDRVLVLNQPGPDYLVGIFGSLLAGAVVVPAYPPEATRLNRGLDRVRAIVADAAPRCVLVDEPAGVSGSALRDAAPGVEWIVSATVSPEWADSWTAPQADAGGLAALQYTSGSTGQPKGVMLSHRNLLENLRAGRDAYGIAGRMNGVFWIPPYHDMGLIGGILMALYCGGRAHLMAPFAFLRDPLRWVHAMSRHRGYVSAAPNFGYEMAARAAEADPEAVRGLDLSHWRVAISGAEPVHAETLERFARAFAPAGFRRDAFHPSYGLAENTLVVTAQPGGASLARLDPAELERHRVREVAAGSAARTVVGCGPSADPGQRVEVVDPARRTPVPAGTVGEIWVGGPSVAQGYWGKEPETEAVFRARLATGEGPFLRTGDLGFLGPDGLFVTGRIKDLIVLHGRNHYPHDLERTAEEAHPAVRSGRCVAFPVGGDRGEELVLALEAAGRPAPERQREIAAAVRERVGEQHAVAVREVVLVPRGGIRRTSSGKLQRSAVRAAYLSGEYPPEDRARAGYEAPRDEVEQAVADAWSRVLEVERVGLRDRFFELGGDSLKAARLLADLDGRLGYRLTLADLATVHTVAECAALLRSAARAPRHGGADIQVDLG; this is encoded by the coding sequence GTGTCGGAGCAGAATGTCGAACCCGTGGTGCACGATCTGGGGGGCCTGCTCCGGTGGCGTGCGGAGCACGACCCGGACGGTGTCACCTATGCCTTCCTCGACGGCTTCGCCGATCGAAAGAACTGGCACGAACGACGGCTGACCAATCGTGAACTCGAATTCCGGGCCCGGGCCCTCGCCGCGCGGATCCAGCGCCACGCGGGCCCTGGCGACCGGGTGCTGGTGCTGAACCAGCCGGGGCCGGACTACTTGGTCGGGATCTTCGGCAGCCTGCTGGCGGGCGCGGTCGTGGTGCCGGCCTACCCGCCGGAGGCCACCAGGCTCAACCGCGGCCTGGACCGGGTGCGGGCGATCGTCGCCGACGCGGCGCCGCGCTGCGTCCTGGTCGACGAACCGGCCGGGGTGTCGGGCAGCGCGCTGCGGGACGCCGCCCCGGGGGTGGAGTGGATCGTCTCGGCCACGGTCTCCCCCGAGTGGGCCGACTCCTGGACGGCGCCGCAGGCCGACGCCGGGGGCCTGGCCGCGCTGCAGTACACCTCGGGCTCGACCGGGCAGCCGAAGGGTGTGATGCTCTCGCACCGGAACCTGCTGGAGAACCTGCGGGCCGGGCGGGACGCCTACGGCATCGCCGGGCGGATGAACGGCGTGTTCTGGATCCCGCCCTACCACGACATGGGCCTCATCGGCGGAATCCTGATGGCGCTCTACTGCGGTGGCCGGGCCCACCTGATGGCGCCGTTCGCCTTCCTCCGCGACCCGCTGCGCTGGGTGCACGCGATGTCCCGCCACCGGGGGTACGTCAGCGCGGCGCCGAACTTCGGCTACGAGATGGCCGCCCGGGCCGCCGAGGCCGATCCGGAGGCGGTGCGCGGCCTGGACCTGAGCCACTGGCGGGTGGCGATCTCGGGTGCCGAGCCGGTGCACGCCGAGACGCTGGAGCGGTTCGCCCGGGCCTTCGCCCCGGCGGGCTTTCGCCGGGACGCCTTCCACCCCTCCTACGGGCTGGCGGAGAACACCCTGGTGGTGACCGCCCAGCCGGGCGGGGCGAGCCTGGCCCGGCTGGATCCGGCGGAGTTGGAGCGCCACCGGGTGCGCGAGGTGGCGGCGGGCAGTGCGGCCCGGACGGTCGTGGGCTGCGGTCCGAGCGCCGACCCCGGTCAGCGCGTCGAGGTCGTCGACCCGGCGCGGCGAACGCCCGTGCCGGCGGGCACCGTGGGCGAGATCTGGGTCGGCGGGCCCAGCGTGGCGCAGGGGTACTGGGGCAAGGAGCCGGAGACCGAGGCCGTCTTCCGGGCCCGGCTCGCCACGGGCGAGGGGCCGTTCCTGCGGACCGGTGACCTCGGATTCCTCGGGCCGGACGGCCTGTTCGTCACCGGTCGGATCAAGGACCTCATCGTGTTGCACGGGCGCAACCACTACCCGCACGACCTGGAGCGGACGGCGGAGGAGGCGCACCCCGCCGTCCGCAGCGGACGGTGCGTGGCCTTCCCGGTCGGCGGCGACCGCGGCGAGGAGCTGGTGCTGGCCCTGGAGGCGGCCGGGCGCCCTGCCCCGGAGCGGCAGCGGGAGATCGCCGCAGCGGTGCGGGAACGCGTGGGCGAGCAGCACGCGGTGGCCGTCCGGGAGGTCGTCCTGGTGCCGCGCGGCGGCATCCGGCGCACCTCCAGCGGGAAGCTGCAGCGCTCCGCCGTGCGCGCCGCCTACCTGTCCGGCGAGTACCCGCCCGAGGACCGGGCCCGGGCCGGCTACGAGGCGCCGCGCGACGAGGTCGAGCAGGCGGTGGCGGACGCCTGGAGCCGGGTGCTGGAGGTCGAGCGGGTGGGCCTGCGCGACCGGTTCTTCGAGCTCGGCGGCGACTCCTTGAAGGCCGCCCGGCTGCTGGCTGACCTCGACGGGAGGCTCGGGTACCGGCTGACGCTGGCCGACCTGGCGACCGTCCACACCGTGGCGGAGTGCGCCGCCCTGCTGCGCTCCGCCGCGCGCGCACCACGGCACGGGGGCGCGGACATCCAGGTGGACCTGGGCTGA
- a CDS encoding NAD(P)/FAD-dependent oxidoreductase, with product MGDEADLDCDVLIIGAGIAGGSLARQLSLEQPDLDVVVVDRATEFRPGMDEPSGEEFSNYANRVLRLGPYLRKHHLVSSGLRYFFDSPDRDLPIDRMSEIGGRTPHPIPTYLIDRPAVERALCELNRGRGVRVLLGTEVPDDAISLDGERGHRVRTTGGTIRCRWLVDAAGEESPIARMLELAPEDDRNPIGAAWARFDGCLSLDELGSKPWRGRVPHWGRGASTAYFMYRGYWIWLIPLTESQYSIGVTFDRRHVSPPVASAEELLDFLRGHRAIAQVLGPQPRPEAFGTRRSFSRFAQEQFSVQRWFLTGSAGTVLDPMFAASSWMFTENNKLIGEFIKSDRAGRTHELPGMVHHFHIRMRSRFKKLLNSPGHYLSRGSFDAWSAWFALRQRVYYNRIVPDALEDHRILLHFSRTHGTDCECDEQVLAGKLARLLESADRLTEEFVGLLDRQDGFHARNQGMFLDSRSFDQDEALLGKVFGRRDWTAEVPADERTYEIFCRTLVHRLTELAGEPWDEDAFRSAFDPDWDNRQSLADMYTRGGTDHD from the coding sequence ATGGGCGATGAGGCCGACCTCGACTGCGATGTCCTGATCATCGGGGCAGGGATCGCCGGTGGCTCGCTGGCCCGCCAACTCAGCCTGGAGCAGCCCGACCTGGACGTGGTGGTGGTGGACCGGGCCACCGAGTTCCGGCCGGGCATGGACGAACCCTCCGGGGAGGAGTTCTCCAACTACGCGAACCGCGTGCTGCGGCTCGGCCCGTACCTGCGCAAACACCACCTGGTGAGCTCCGGCCTGCGCTACTTCTTCGACTCGCCCGACCGGGACCTGCCGATCGACCGGATGTCCGAGATCGGCGGGCGGACTCCACACCCGATCCCGACGTACCTGATCGACCGGCCGGCGGTCGAGCGGGCTCTGTGCGAGCTGAACCGCGGGCGGGGCGTGCGCGTCCTGCTGGGCACCGAGGTGCCGGACGACGCGATCTCGCTCGACGGGGAGCGCGGCCACCGGGTGCGGACCACCGGCGGCACCATCCGGTGCAGGTGGCTGGTGGACGCGGCCGGCGAGGAGTCGCCGATCGCCCGCATGCTGGAGCTGGCGCCCGAGGACGACCGCAACCCGATCGGCGCCGCCTGGGCCCGCTTCGACGGCTGCCTGTCGCTCGACGAGCTCGGCAGCAAGCCGTGGCGCGGCCGGGTCCCGCACTGGGGCCGCGGTGCCTCGACGGCGTACTTCATGTACCGGGGCTACTGGATCTGGCTGATCCCGCTGACCGAATCGCAGTACAGCATCGGCGTCACCTTCGACCGGCGGCACGTCAGCCCTCCGGTGGCCTCCGCCGAGGAGTTGCTCGACTTCCTCCGCGGGCACCGGGCGATCGCCCAGGTGCTCGGGCCGCAGCCGCGTCCGGAGGCGTTCGGGACGCGGCGGAGCTTCTCGCGGTTCGCCCAGGAGCAGTTCTCGGTGCAGCGCTGGTTCCTGACCGGGAGCGCCGGCACCGTGCTCGACCCGATGTTCGCCGCCTCCTCCTGGATGTTCACCGAGAACAACAAGCTGATCGGCGAGTTCATCAAGTCCGACCGCGCCGGCCGCACCCACGAGCTGCCGGGCATGGTGCACCACTTCCACATCCGGATGCGCAGCCGGTTCAAGAAGCTGCTCAACTCCCCCGGCCACTACCTCTCCCGGGGCTCCTTCGACGCCTGGTCGGCCTGGTTCGCCCTGCGGCAGCGGGTCTACTACAACCGGATCGTGCCGGACGCGCTGGAGGACCACCGGATCCTGCTCCACTTCAGCCGCACCCACGGCACGGACTGCGAGTGCGACGAGCAGGTGCTGGCGGGCAAGCTGGCCCGGCTGCTGGAGTCCGCCGACCGGCTCACCGAGGAGTTCGTCGGGCTGCTCGACCGTCAGGATGGCTTCCACGCCCGGAACCAGGGGATGTTCCTGGACTCGCGCTCCTTCGACCAGGACGAGGCCCTGCTCGGCAAGGTCTTCGGCCGGCGCGACTGGACGGCGGAGGTCCCCGCGGACGAGCGGACCTACGAGATCTTCTGCCGCACCTTGGTCCACCGGCTGACCGAGCTCGCCGGCGAGCCCTGGGACGAGGACGCCTTCCGGTCGGCCTTCGACCCGGACTGGGACAACCGCCAATCGCTGGCGGACATGTACACCCGAGGAGGAACGGACCATGACTGA
- a CDS encoding MbtH family NRPS accessory protein, which produces MTEDESGTRYRVVVNHEEQYSIWFADRAAPEGWRDAGPSGSQEECLRWVDEHWTDMRPLSLRGGPEHP; this is translated from the coding sequence ATGACTGAGGACGAGAGCGGCACCCGGTACCGAGTCGTCGTCAACCACGAGGAGCAGTACTCGATCTGGTTCGCCGATCGGGCCGCCCCGGAGGGCTGGCGGGACGCGGGGCCGTCCGGCTCCCAGGAGGAGTGCCTGCGGTGGGTCGACGAACACTGGACGGACATGCGGCCGCTCTCCCTGCGCGGCGGCCCGGAGCACCCCTGA
- a CDS encoding ABC transporter ATP-binding protein, protein MSTANTAARVVNGPGEGGPRAFRRSAPRLLGTMGPDRRLVALALLAAGASAALAVTLPRLLGHVTDLIVTGAPGRTGADTGRIGPMLLAATGVVLAASLCGLARGRLAQRASQRTAHRLRSACQTKLTRLPLSYLDGRPRGEVLSRVTTDVDNIALTLWQILTRLINSLLLAIGALAIMLWLSPLLTLCSLGTIPLAALLTKSFARRARPQAVRQGEAVGELNAFVEETYSGHELVKSHGDSRSAAEAFAERNEAVYRAGHRAQFLSGSIGPAVDFLGYLNFVLVAVLGGLELSSGALTIGALQAFLGYTLTFNNLINQMASLTNIVQSGVVSAERVFELLDAEEQSPDPLSPERPDRIAGRVAFERVSFGYEPGRPVIEDLSLTVEPGRTVAVVGPTGAGKTTLVNLLMRFHETTAGTITLDGTDIRRMSREELRSGIGMVLQDTWLSAGTIADNIAYGMPGASRAEIVAAARATHADRFIRTLPDGYDTVLDEEGANLSAGERQLVTIARAFLLRPALLILDEATSSVDTRTEMLVQRGLTSLREGRTSFVIAHRLSTIREADTILVMAEGRIVEQGHHRELIGADGPYARLFTAQFARELTAD, encoded by the coding sequence GTGAGCACCGCCAACACCGCCGCCCGGGTGGTGAACGGCCCCGGCGAGGGCGGGCCGCGGGCCTTCCGCCGCTCCGCACCACGGCTGCTGGGCACGATGGGGCCGGACCGCCGGCTGGTCGCCCTCGCCCTGCTGGCCGCGGGTGCGAGCGCCGCGCTGGCGGTGACCCTTCCCCGGCTGCTCGGCCACGTCACCGACCTGATCGTGACGGGCGCCCCCGGCCGGACCGGGGCCGACACCGGCCGGATCGGCCCGATGCTGCTGGCCGCCACCGGTGTGGTGCTGGCTGCCTCGCTCTGCGGCCTCGCCCGCGGACGGCTCGCCCAGCGCGCCTCGCAGCGCACGGCCCACCGGCTCCGGTCGGCCTGCCAGACCAAACTCACCCGGCTACCGCTGAGTTACCTCGACGGCCGACCCCGGGGGGAGGTGCTCTCCCGGGTCACCACGGACGTCGACAACATCGCGCTCACCCTCTGGCAGATCCTCACCCGGCTGATCAACTCCCTGCTGCTCGCGATCGGCGCCCTGGCGATCATGCTGTGGCTGTCGCCGCTGCTCACGCTCTGCTCGCTGGGCACGATCCCGCTGGCGGCCCTGCTCACCAAGTCCTTCGCCCGGCGGGCCCGGCCGCAGGCCGTCCGCCAGGGGGAGGCCGTCGGCGAGCTCAACGCCTTCGTCGAGGAGACGTACAGCGGCCACGAGCTGGTGAAGAGCCACGGGGATTCGCGGTCGGCGGCCGAGGCGTTCGCCGAGCGCAACGAAGCCGTCTACCGGGCCGGCCACCGCGCCCAGTTCCTGTCCGGATCCATCGGGCCGGCCGTCGATTTCCTCGGCTACCTCAACTTCGTGCTGGTCGCCGTCCTCGGCGGCCTGGAGCTGTCCTCCGGCGCCCTGACGATCGGTGCGCTGCAGGCGTTCCTCGGCTACACGCTCACCTTCAACAACCTGATCAACCAGATGGCCTCACTGACCAACATCGTCCAGTCCGGGGTGGTCTCCGCCGAGCGGGTCTTCGAGTTGCTGGACGCCGAGGAGCAGAGCCCGGATCCGCTCTCCCCCGAGCGGCCCGACCGGATCGCCGGCCGGGTCGCGTTCGAACGGGTCTCGTTCGGCTACGAGCCGGGCCGGCCGGTGATCGAGGACCTCTCGCTGACCGTCGAACCCGGCCGGACCGTCGCCGTGGTCGGCCCCACCGGAGCCGGGAAGACCACCCTCGTCAACCTCCTGATGCGGTTTCACGAGACCACGGCCGGCACCATCACCCTGGACGGCACCGACATCCGCCGGATGAGCCGGGAGGAGTTGCGCTCCGGCATCGGGATGGTGCTCCAGGACACCTGGCTGTCCGCCGGGACGATCGCCGACAACATCGCCTACGGCATGCCCGGAGCCTCCCGCGCGGAGATCGTCGCCGCCGCCCGGGCCACCCACGCGGACCGGTTCATCCGCACCCTTCCCGACGGCTACGACACCGTGCTGGACGAGGAGGGCGCGAACCTCAGCGCGGGCGAGCGGCAGCTGGTGACGATCGCCCGCGCCTTCCTGCTCCGCCCCGCCCTGCTCATCCTGGACGAGGCCACCAGCTCGGTGGACACCCGCACCGAGATGCTCGTCCAGCGGGGCCTGACCTCGCTGCGGGAGGGCCGCACCAGCTTCGTGATCGCGCACCGGCTCTCCACCATCCGCGAGGCCGACACCATCCTGGTGATGGCGGAGGGCCGGATCGTCGAACAGGGGCACCACCGCGAACTCATCGGCGCGGACGGCCCCTACGCCCGGCTGTTCACCGCCCAGTTCGCCCGCGAGCTGACGGCGGACTGA
- a CDS encoding thioesterase domain-containing protein — MSTDYVVPRTPAERSVVGVLEEVLGISPIGVEDDFFDLGGDSLMALQVAARVSEELGVDLPHQIMLDAPTAAGVAAFVETAGAGAGAERGASLVTLREGAAGRPPLFLLHPVGGSVYFYRELSRCLPAAQPVLGFQAAGLRDGAEPLGTVEELAERYLAELRGVQPAGPYALGGAAFGGLVALEMAQRLRAEGEAVRLLALFDTPGPGQMPPDRHGALTGAEAEALLAERMSAEGLTAVNDAYAHEILKVYRTNVRALHAYRPAPYQGRILYFLAQERREGIDPARPDLAWTELALGGLDTRVLPGDYGTVFGPRNAETVARVLAAELGLDGTPDGR; from the coding sequence GTGAGCACGGACTACGTGGTACCGAGGACGCCGGCCGAGCGGTCGGTGGTGGGGGTGCTGGAGGAGGTGCTGGGGATCAGCCCGATCGGGGTCGAGGACGACTTCTTCGACCTGGGCGGCGACTCCCTGATGGCCCTCCAGGTGGCGGCCCGGGTGTCCGAGGAGCTCGGCGTCGACCTCCCGCACCAGATCATGCTCGACGCCCCCACGGCGGCGGGCGTGGCCGCCTTCGTCGAGACGGCCGGGGCCGGGGCCGGGGCGGAGCGCGGGGCCTCTCTGGTCACCCTCCGCGAGGGCGCGGCCGGCCGGCCGCCGCTCTTCCTGCTGCACCCGGTCGGCGGCAGCGTGTACTTCTACCGGGAGCTGAGCCGGTGCCTGCCCGCGGCACAGCCGGTCCTCGGCTTCCAGGCCGCCGGTCTGCGGGACGGCGCCGAGCCGCTGGGCACCGTCGAGGAGCTCGCCGAGCGCTACCTGGCGGAGCTGCGCGGTGTCCAGCCGGCGGGCCCCTACGCGCTCGGCGGAGCGGCCTTCGGTGGTCTGGTGGCCCTGGAGATGGCCCAGCGGCTGCGCGCCGAGGGCGAGGCCGTCCGGCTGCTCGCGCTGTTCGACACCCCCGGCCCGGGGCAGATGCCGCCGGACCGGCACGGCGCGCTGACCGGGGCGGAGGCCGAGGCGCTGCTCGCCGAACGGATGTCGGCCGAGGGGCTGACCGCGGTGAACGACGCGTACGCGCACGAGATCCTCAAGGTGTACCGGACCAACGTGCGGGCCCTGCACGCCTACCGGCCGGCCCCGTACCAGGGAAGGATCCTCTACTTCCTCGCGCAGGAGCGCCGGGAGGGGATCGACCCGGCCCGTCCCGACCTGGCCTGGACCGAGCTGGCCCTGGGCGGGCTGGACACCCGGGTGCTCCCCGGCGACTACGGCACGGTGTTCGGCCCCCGCAACGCCGAGACCGTCGCCCGGGTACTGGCGGCCGAGCTCGGACTGGACGGGACGCCCGATGGGCGATGA